A region of Subdoligranulum variabile DNA encodes the following proteins:
- a CDS encoding type IV secretory system conjugative DNA transfer family protein: protein MKKLFRPLLVLVIGYALLTGFQLFLQIPMDWRLAVSKFLLAILATAVIELLNRQPLAVRDVKAGHGQHGDAHFMEPEEVKRVYQEVQQGHEAQPAMLVGASKSTWLVDTSDQSVLMVAPPGAGKSTSLYIPTITYNARVNLHTQDAQGIGQGASMVLVSVKDDLYTITSAELKKCGYRVLKLDLRNVFCSCHFNLLYRVNIEIDAWRKEQDAKQRAVHYATAERYAKVIASAIIGNTGSVNSGDSSEYFNETARGLITGLVLLVSQYGQDGERHIVSVFNLIVELAGADNPEKGNTVQKSRLAAMLEGVTDRRIKGYISTTTSADIRTTLNIVSSALSKLLKFVDAELEQLICTHDNDLDAEQFIERPTAIFLIAPDENETRHFLASLFVRFLTDDLIALAERQGGHCPRPFYYFLDEFGNFPAIPGVTSLFSAIRSRGGRILVAVQSYSQFLLKYDKNVTEIIKDNCQILLNTFVSPSAQDTATSISKMLGDETILTGSSSRSDGKTTSSHQLMGRPLMSPAQMVRIQRDTWIVEKAGYAPMKTHLEGYWKYLSLAPQEQDTTSENDYLEIKLLSTESLRQALGSAPARPHAPSAATREPRRKLGASRREAAALYPGKFNP, encoded by the coding sequence TTGAAAAAACTGTTTCGCCCATTGCTGGTGCTGGTCATTGGCTATGCCCTGCTGACGGGCTTCCAGCTGTTCCTGCAGATACCTATGGATTGGCGGTTGGCGGTTAGCAAATTTCTATTGGCCATACTGGCCACGGCTGTCATTGAACTGCTCAACCGTCAGCCCCTGGCTGTCCGGGATGTAAAAGCCGGGCACGGCCAGCACGGCGACGCCCACTTCATGGAGCCGGAGGAAGTCAAGCGGGTTTATCAAGAAGTGCAGCAAGGACATGAGGCGCAACCGGCCATGCTCGTGGGTGCATCCAAAAGCACCTGGCTGGTCGATACAAGCGATCAATCTGTATTGATGGTCGCCCCGCCTGGTGCCGGTAAGTCCACCAGCCTGTATATCCCCACGATCACCTACAACGCCCGGGTAAATCTGCACACGCAAGACGCCCAGGGAATCGGCCAGGGGGCCAGCATGGTTCTGGTATCTGTCAAAGATGACCTGTATACGATTACCAGCGCCGAACTGAAAAAGTGCGGCTACCGCGTGCTGAAGCTCGATCTGCGAAACGTGTTTTGCTCCTGCCATTTTAATCTTTTGTACCGCGTCAACATCGAAATCGACGCATGGCGCAAGGAGCAAGACGCCAAGCAGCGGGCCGTGCATTATGCCACGGCAGAACGCTACGCCAAGGTCATAGCCAGCGCGATCATCGGTAATACCGGCTCTGTGAACAGTGGTGACAGTAGTGAGTATTTTAACGAGACTGCCCGTGGCCTGATAACCGGCCTGGTCCTGCTGGTGTCTCAGTATGGCCAGGACGGTGAGCGCCACATCGTCAGTGTTTTTAATCTGATTGTCGAACTGGCAGGGGCAGATAACCCGGAGAAAGGGAACACCGTCCAGAAAAGCCGTTTGGCTGCCATGCTGGAGGGGGTTACCGACCGGCGAATTAAAGGCTATATCAGCACTACCACAAGCGCGGATATTCGAACCACCCTCAATATCGTTTCTTCGGCGCTGTCCAAACTGCTGAAATTCGTGGATGCAGAACTGGAACAGCTGATCTGCACCCACGACAACGATCTGGATGCCGAACAATTTATCGAGAGGCCCACGGCGATCTTCCTGATTGCGCCGGACGAAAACGAAACCAGGCACTTCCTGGCTTCGCTGTTTGTCCGCTTCCTGACCGACGATCTGATTGCTCTGGCTGAGCGCCAGGGCGGGCATTGCCCTCGTCCCTTCTACTATTTTTTGGATGAGTTCGGCAACTTCCCGGCAATTCCCGGTGTCACCAGCCTGTTCTCCGCTATCCGCAGCCGAGGCGGGCGCATCCTGGTCGCAGTGCAAAGCTACAGCCAGTTTTTGCTCAAATACGATAAAAACGTCACCGAGATCATCAAAGACAACTGCCAGATTTTGCTCAACACGTTTGTATCGCCGTCGGCCCAGGACACCGCTACCAGCATATCCAAAATGCTGGGCGACGAAACCATTTTGACCGGCTCCTCCTCTCGATCTGACGGCAAGACCACCAGCAGCCACCAGCTGATGGGTCGCCCTCTGATGTCCCCTGCTCAGATGGTGCGCATCCAGCGTGACACATGGATCGTCGAGAAAGCCGGGTACGCCCCCATGAAAACCCATCTCGAGGGTTACTGGAAATACTTGTCTTTGGCTCCCCAGGAACAGGACACCACCAGCGAGAACGACTACCTGGAAATCAAGTTACTCAGCACGGAATCTCTGCGTCAGGCGCTGGGAAGTGCCCCGGCACGCCCTCACGCACCCTCGGCAGCTACCAGAGAACCGCGCCGCAAGCTGGGAGCTTCCCGGCGCGAAGCGGCAGCACTGTACCCCGGAAAATTTAATCCGTAA